In Hermetia illucens chromosome 5, iHerIll2.2.curated.20191125, whole genome shotgun sequence, a single window of DNA contains:
- the LOC119658222 gene encoding ubiquitin-like-specific protease 1, translating into MTTIHSAQEELLDHIPIKEEIVNKYRTQIILTNNKTIELEIIHNKRIIYIAEYDFENLGEIFRKYIKKGTTGIYSEIADTKCNIVQEKLRQMFSNNSTIKFIRCSHRAQDILTETEAVKQISFYHVRESLHSGIQETFHSLKNKIYYPKLLDIIHVVINQCDVCQQVKYDRKPIKPKFEFSETTSDINQIIQVDIYFIMKHTFMTVIDRFSKFGTAYYLNDRNHITIIEKLEDHFAKIGKPSKIVAGNELNAVQVKEFLESDLHITKPHSHTGIAEQAVRNYNDRYHSTIKHTPNEVQRHQVDFEKIRENLDNTKKKIITKLNEKRENYEETRTTGFIKNYKAVRHKERAKYRKAKLHNVHLSNIKRPPKFMDISEEKEDDLSENILEFTEEQESKINSALNDISQDKVLISKFHLNITRRDITTLSEGKWLNDNIINFYVNLITERSSQENPEDTPKVYASNTFFMTRLLQMGYKPVRRWTRKIDIFSYDIILIPMHVNQVHWSLAVIDFKNKSIKYYDSMGEPIPEILNALEKYLNDESIEKRNKPLDTPFIKQTISDAPQQDNSNDCGVFTCLFAENIAKNKDITLSQTNIPYLRKKILLEILEGKLMS; encoded by the exons ATGACTACAATCCATTCTGCACAAGAAGAATTGCTAGACCACATTCCAATTAAGGAAGAGATCGTGAATAAATACCGCACTCAGATCATCCTTACAAATAACAAAACAATAGAGCTAGAAATCATTCACAATAAGCGAATAATTTACATAGCTGAATATGACTTTGAGAACCTAGGGGAGATTTTCAGGAAATACATTAAAAAAGGCACCACGGGAATCTATTCGGAAATTGCGGACACGAAATGTAACATTGTCCAAGAAAAACTGAGACAAATGTTCTCCAACAATAGCACCATCAAATTTATCAGATGTTCTCACAGAGCACAAGACATTCTTACGGAAACAGAAGCTGTAAAACAAATATCATTTTATCATGTGAGGGAAAGCCTCCATTCGGGTATTCAGGAGACATTTCATAGTCTAAAGAACAAAATTTATTATCCTAAACTACTGGATATTATCCATGTCGTAATCAATCAATGCGACGTATGTCAACAAGTCAAATATGACAGAAAACCAATCAAGCCTAAATTCGAATTTTCAGAAACCACGAGCGATATAAATCAGATCATCcaagtagatatatatttcattATGAAACATACTTTCATGACTGTCATAGACAGATTTTCTAAATTTGGAACGGCATACTATTTAAATGACAGGAACCATATAACAATAATAGAAAAACTGGAAGATCACTTCGCCAAAATAGGCAAACCAAGCAAAATTGTTGCTGGAAACGAATTAAATGCAGTTCAAGTGAAAGAATTTCTTGAATCCGATCTCCATATAACAAAACCACATAGTCACACAGGCATCGCTGAA CAAGCTGTCAGAAATTATAATGATCGTTACCACTCTACGATAAAACATACGCCAAATGAAGTTCAGAGACATCAagttgattttgaaaaaatcagAGAAAATTTGGACAATAcgaagaaaaaaatcataactaaGTTAAACGAAAAGAGAGAAAACTACGAGGAAACACGAACAACAGGCTTCATAAAAAACTACAAGGCCGTGAGACATAAAGAAAGAGCCAAATATCGAAAGGCAAAATTACACAATGTACATCTGTCAAACATTAAAAGGCCGCCTAAATTTATGGACATTTCTGAGGAAAAGGAAGATGATTTatcagaaaatattttggagTTTACTGAAGAGCAGGAATCCAAAATAAATTCGGCACTAAATGACATATCTCAAGATAAAGTCCTTATTTCAAaattccatttaaatataacTAGACGTGATATTACCACATTGTCAGAAGGAAAATGGCTCAATGacaatattataaatttttatgtGAACTTAATAACAGAAAGGAGTAGTCAAGAAAATCCAGAAGACACCCCAAAAGTTTACGCATCCAATACGTTTTTCATGACTCGACTTTTACAGATGGGATATAAACCAGTGAGAAGATGGACAAGGAAGATAGACATTTTCTCCTACGACATAATTTTAATACCGATGCATGTAAACCAGGTACATTGGTCCTTAGCAGTAATCGactttaaaaataaaagcattAAATATTATGATTCAATGGGTGAACCAATCCCAGAAATTTTAAACgctttggaaaaatatctaaatgacGAATCTATAGAAAAACGTAACAAACCTTTAGACACACCTTTCATAAAACAAACTATATCTGATGCTCCACAGCAAGATAACAGCAATGATTGCGGAGTTTTCACCTGTTTATTCGCAGAAAATATAGCTAAGAATAAGGACATAACCTTATCTCAGACAAACATCCCATATCttagaaagaaaattttgttagAGATACTTGAGGGAAAACTAATgtcttga